The following proteins come from a genomic window of candidate division WOR-3 bacterium:
- a CDS encoding FG-GAP-like repeat-containing protein has translation MKKILYLLLVFLVCYSLLYALSYIESSQGLENPAMEGGRTEMEMVDINNDGNIDILSIGDHGSPYVNTQEHGVMVWFGNGQGVWNVYQNGDFGYGGIAIGDVNNDGLLDIGYGMHHNYSNNDFGDSIMEVALGDGTGQNWTPWDDGISIGDPNYWGMFCTDFADIDNDGDLDLGGNSFGADDGIHIFINHLDGTWHQSFGFVGGNSTMDFMFGDVNNDGYADFCAGHQYGSIYIGNGSGGFSNADGNLPPGGSSGRRGPSLGDVDNDGDLDFAFCNSSGGVEVWTWQGNNNWSSYSTGLPTTGPYDLTQLFDMNLDGFVDLCAFGDSTVTIWRNTGTGWTQDTTFKTPSPGTPRAFRVGTDADHNGYPDILVVGDEGDSWNSRNRPRFYKESSIPQNLFIYPVFPRGGQKFYRGSVQFIKWTCGVPSGTATIKLELSTSGPNGPWNPIATNLKNNCRYQWRIPSNIQGSANCYIKFTAMTVNDTVSAINPLPFTILPIVGKEEVVSQNNTIANLAVYPNPARDRVFIKFSTAGEKTEIKVYDNVGNLLKSIFRTKGIGTFTIYWDRKDLRGRLVPTGTYFIELQTNEGKKIRQKIAITN, from the coding sequence ATATAGAATCTTCACAGGGGTTAGAAAATCCTGCAATGGAGGGAGGTAGAACTGAAATGGAGATGGTTGACATCAATAATGATGGAAATATTGACATACTATCAATCGGTGACCACGGCTCACCGTATGTGAATACCCAGGAACACGGTGTGATGGTCTGGTTTGGCAATGGTCAGGGTGTCTGGAATGTATATCAGAATGGTGATTTTGGATACGGTGGAATTGCTATCGGTGATGTTAATAATGATGGTCTTCTTGATATTGGTTATGGGATGCACCACAACTACTCAAATAATGATTTTGGTGATTCAATTATGGAAGTTGCCCTTGGCGACGGCACCGGTCAAAACTGGACGCCCTGGGATGATGGGATTTCTATCGGCGATCCTAATTACTGGGGTATGTTCTGCACAGACTTTGCAGATATTGATAATGATGGCGATTTAGACCTGGGGGGAAATTCATTCGGTGCGGATGATGGGATACATATCTTTATCAATCATCTTGATGGAACCTGGCATCAGTCATTCGGTTTTGTTGGTGGAAATTCTACAATGGATTTTATGTTCGGAGATGTAAATAATGACGGTTATGCTGATTTCTGTGCAGGGCATCAATACGGAAGTATATATATTGGAAATGGTTCGGGCGGTTTCTCAAATGCCGATGGCAATTTGCCACCCGGGGGAAGTTCGGGCAGAAGGGGACCATCCCTTGGCGATGTTGATAACGATGGGGATTTAGATTTTGCCTTCTGTAATTCAAGCGGTGGGGTTGAAGTCTGGACCTGGCAGGGTAATAATAACTGGAGTTCTTATTCAACAGGATTACCCACCACCGGTCCTTATGACCTTACGCAATTATTTGATATGAATCTTGATGGATTTGTTGATTTGTGTGCATTTGGTGATAGCACGGTTACAATATGGCGCAACACCGGTACAGGCTGGACACAGGATACAACATTTAAGACACCCAGTCCTGGGACACCCCGAGCATTCAGGGTAGGCACCGATGCAGATCATAATGGTTATCCAGATATCCTTGTTGTTGGTGATGAAGGTGATTCCTGGAATTCCCGCAATAGGCCAAGATTTTATAAAGAATCTTCTATACCACAGAATTTATTTATTTATCCAGTCTTCCCAAGGGGTGGACAGAAATTCTATCGCGGTTCAGTTCAATTCATAAAATGGACCTGTGGAGTTCCTTCAGGAACTGCAACGATAAAACTTGAACTTTCCACATCCGGTCCAAATGGTCCCTGGAATCCCATTGCAACTAATTTGAAAAATAATTGTAGATACCAGTGGCGAATACCTTCTAATATTCAGGGTTCTGCTAATTGCTATATCAAATTTACTGCAATGACTGTAAATGATACAGTGAGTGCAATTAATCCTTTGCCTTTTACAATACTGCCTATCGTAGGTAAAGAAGAGGTCGTTAGTCAAAATAATACTATAGCGAATCTGGCGGTATATCCAAATCCGGCAAGGGACAGGGTTTTTATCAAATTCAGCACGGCTGGTGAAAAAACCGAGATAAAGGTATATGATAATGTAGGAAATCTATTAAAGAGTATATTCAGGACAAAAGGCATTGGAACTTTCACGATTTATTGGGATAGAAAGGACTTAAGGGGCAGGTTGGTTCCTACAGGTACTTATTTTATAGAACTGCAGACAAATGAAGGTAAAAAGATAAGACAAAAAATTGCGATAACAAATTGA
- a CDS encoding DUF362 domain-containing protein produces the protein MQNLYFLDFRKKQKENYLKMLEKMVEISGGLKIVENNKIVAVKTHFGEDGNLTFVNPLYVRKVVDMIKNTGARPLLIDTTTLYSGRRFKGDTHIELAKEHGFDFAPIIIGDGIYGDEYFEINGSKIARAFKNIDTIFCISHFKGHLLTGFGGALKNLGMGFASKGGKLQLHSRSRPYVEKEKCTFCLKCYDYCAYSAIEKNMKKVQINHNKCSGCAGCMSICPQRAIRFSWSAASDEVQKGIAQYSANLVKNKKIFYLNFIINITPDCDCLHTSEPPICPDVGILAGFDPVAIDCASYDMVKNDIDKLRPDIDSQVQLYYGEKFGAGERNYEIKNI, from the coding sequence ATGCAAAATCTATATTTTCTTGATTTCCGTAAAAAACAGAAAGAAAATTACTTGAAAATGCTGGAAAAAATGGTAGAAATTTCTGGAGGGCTCAAGATAGTAGAAAATAATAAGATTGTTGCGGTAAAAACCCATTTTGGTGAAGATGGTAATCTTACTTTTGTCAATCCCTTGTATGTGCGCAAGGTTGTGGATATGATAAAAAATACCGGTGCCCGACCCTTATTGATAGATACTACTACGCTTTATTCGGGGAGAAGATTTAAGGGTGATACCCATATTGAACTTGCAAAAGAACATGGTTTTGATTTTGCACCGATTATAATTGGCGACGGAATATATGGAGATGAATACTTTGAAATTAATGGTTCAAAGATTGCAAGGGCTTTCAAAAACATTGATACGATATTTTGCATCAGTCATTTCAAGGGACATTTATTAACTGGCTTTGGTGGAGCGTTGAAAAACTTAGGAATGGGTTTTGCCTCAAAGGGTGGCAAACTTCAATTACATTCTCGTTCCCGTCCTTATGTGGAAAAGGAAAAATGTACTTTCTGTCTTAAGTGTTATGATTACTGTGCATATAGTGCCATTGAGAAGAATATGAAAAAAGTCCAGATAAACCATAATAAATGTAGTGGTTGTGCAGGTTGTATGTCTATCTGCCCACAAAGGGCAATTAGATTTTCCTGGAGTGCAGCCTCTGACGAAGTTCAAAAAGGGATTGCCCAGTATTCAGCAAATCTTGTAAAAAATAAAAAGATTTTCTATTTGAATTTTATCATAAACATCACACCTGATTGTGATTGTCTTCACACATCTGAACCACCGATATGCCCCGATGTAGGTATTCTTGCAGGATTTGACCCGGTTGCAATTGATTGTGCTTCTTATGATATGGTGAAAAACGATATTGATAAATTGCGTCCGGACATAGATTCGCAGGTCCAATTATATTATGGGGAGAAATTTGGTGCAGGGGAGCGTAATTATGAAATCAAAAATATATGA